In Cicer arietinum cultivar CDC Frontier isolate Library 1 chromosome 1, Cicar.CDCFrontier_v2.0, whole genome shotgun sequence, one DNA window encodes the following:
- the LOC101510954 gene encoding double-stranded RNA-binding protein 2-like has product MYKNQLQELAQRSCFNLPSYTCIREGPDHAPRFKATVNFNGEIFESPHYCSTLRQAEHSAAEVALNSLSHRGPSHSLAAKILDETGVYKNLLQEIAQRVGAPLPQYTTFRSGLGHLPVFTGIVELAGITFTGEPAKNKKQAEKNAAMAAWSSLKQLAKETASSSTEPENNDELEQITIARALLNYRLKEKMAMSNPNALIPFQKKFQIQNLRPTSSQHPPATTSKILPLICQKNGSRSKPSSATANENPRSRNLPAAVTNDKSTVQPLQSSALESRGTRPLKFPAVGAAPYVPIRQMRPPCHGIAPPVAMRTVVPVFSAPPLPPPASVHRIIRAPPVRIAPPVSIRQAVPVYAAPPSRQDEPAPLLKDLPTPILKDLPASNTVQQDKLPAKIQEMDKTENNQPQSETVVSPPQSETVMSLEPLKI; this is encoded by the exons atgtacaagaaCCAGCTTCAAGAGCTGGCGCAGAGGAGCTGCTTCAACCTTCCTTCTTACACTTGCATTCGTGAAGGTCCCGATCACGCGCCGAGGTTTAAAGCTACAGTTAACTTTAACGGCGAGATCTTTGAGAGTCCTCACTACTGTTCAACTCTCCGTCAAGCTGAACACTCCGCAGCTGAAGTAGCACTCAATTCACTCTCCCACCGTGGTCCCTCTCACTCACTCGCCGCTAAGATCCTC GATGAGACTGGAGTCTACAAGAACCTCTTACAGGAAATTGCACAGCGAGTAGGGGCCCCATTGCCTCAGTACACAACATTTAGATCAGGCCTAGGGCATTTACCTGTTTTTACTGGGATAGTAGAATTGGCTGGAATCACATTTACTGGTGAACCTGCCAAGAATAAGAAACAAGCCGAGAAAAATGCAGCTATGGCAGCTTGGTCATCTTTAAAGCAAT TGGCAAAAGAGACTGCTAGCTCTTCAACTGAACCTGAGAACAATGACGAATTAGAACAGATCACTATAGCACGGGCTTTGCTGAACTACCGTCTTAAGGAAAAGATGGCAATGTCTAATCCAAATGCTCTAATTCCATTTCAGAAGAAATTTCAGATTCAAAATCTCAGACCAACCAGTTCTCAACATCCTCCTGCGACCACATCAAAGATCCTTCCCCTAATTTGCCAAAAGAATGGATCTCGAAGCAAGCCTTCATCGGCAACTGCAAATGAAAATCCTCGAAGCAGGAATCTGCCAGCAGCAGTAACAAATGACAAGTCCACGGTGCAGCCGCTACAGTCTTCTGCACTAGAAAGCCGGGGGACCCGTCCTCTGAAATTCCCTGCAGTGGGTGCAGCACCTTATGTTCCCATTCGACAAATGAGACCACCTTGCCATGGGATTGCACCTCCAGTGGCTATGAGGACCGTAGTACCTGTGTTCTCTGCACCGCCTCTTCCACCACCTGCCTCAGTCCATCGGATAATACGCGCTCCTCCTGTACGAATTGCTCCTCCAGTCAGTATTCGACAAGCTGTTCCTGTATATGCTGCCCCACCTTCAAGACAAGATGAACCTGCCCCCCTCCTAAAAGATCTACCTACCCCCATCCTAAAAGATCTACCTGCCAGTAATACTGTCCAGCAAGATAAGCTTCCAGCTAAAATTCAAGAGATGGACAAGACTGAGAACAACCAACCACAGTCAGAGACTGTGGTGAGCCCACCACAATCAGAGACAGTGATGAGTTTGGAGCcgctgaaaatttga